One window of the Streptomyces sp. TS71-3 genome contains the following:
- a CDS encoding tetratricopeptide repeat protein: protein MRQELQSLPKTLADDVAKNLVMVARLIDDEPERAYGYAKVALRLASRVAAVREAAGFAAYANQLYGEALAEFRAARRMTGNVDLWPLMADSERGLGRPEKALDMAGAPEVGKLDKAGQVEMRLVAAGARRDLGQLDAAIVTLQSPELASNSIQPWTARLRYAYADALLAAGRDEEARDWFAKAVESDRDGTTDASDRLAELDGIEFTDALDETFDEETEQEAEAEAAQPQAAQPQADRPQADDPRDEQSPAGDDLDEEPEAEDPSGQPEAAAAEASPREDSDDDWDTDDDRTTAPDHRDADGRGRDA, encoded by the coding sequence GTGCGGCAGGAACTCCAGAGCCTGCCGAAGACACTCGCCGACGATGTCGCGAAGAACCTCGTCATGGTCGCGCGGCTGATCGACGACGAGCCCGAACGCGCCTACGGTTATGCCAAGGTCGCACTGCGGCTGGCGTCCCGTGTGGCGGCCGTGCGTGAGGCCGCCGGTTTCGCCGCATACGCGAACCAGCTCTACGGCGAGGCGCTGGCCGAGTTCCGGGCCGCCCGGCGGATGACCGGCAATGTCGACTTGTGGCCCCTCATGGCTGACAGCGAGCGCGGTCTCGGCCGGCCCGAGAAGGCTCTCGACATGGCGGGTGCCCCCGAGGTCGGCAAGCTCGACAAGGCCGGCCAGGTCGAGATGCGGCTGGTGGCCGCCGGTGCCCGCCGCGACCTCGGCCAACTCGACGCCGCCATCGTGACGTTGCAGAGCCCGGAACTGGCCTCGAACTCGATCCAGCCGTGGACCGCGCGCCTGCGCTACGCCTACGCCGACGCGCTGCTCGCGGCGGGCCGGGACGAGGAGGCACGGGACTGGTTCGCCAAAGCCGTCGAGTCCGACCGGGACGGCACCACCGACGCCTCCGACCGGCTCGCCGAGCTGGACGGCATCGAGTTCACGGACGCCCTCGACGAGACCTTCGACGAGGAGACAGAACAGGAAGCCGAAGCCGAGGCCGCTCAGCCTCAGGCCGCCCAGCCCCAGGCTGACCGTCCCCAGGCCGACGATCCTCGGGACGAGCAGTCTCCCGCCGGGGACGACCTGGACGAGGAGCCAGAGGCCGAGGACCCGTCCGGGCAGCCCGAGGCCGCAGCAGCGGAAGCCTCCCCACGGGAGGACTCCGACGACGACTGGGACACGGACGACGACCGGACGACCGCACCCGACCACCGGGACGCGGATGGGCGCGGCCGGGACGCGTAG
- a CDS encoding DNA-3-methyladenine glycosylase, with protein MIVAPDRTPLAREFLDRPVLDVAKGLLGRLLVRNTPEGPIELLLTEVEAYAGEVDPGSHAYRGRTARNEVMFGPPGHAYVYFTYGMWFCLNVVCGPENHASGVLLRAGEIVEGAELARLRRPSARHDRELAKGPARLATALDVDRALNGTDLCGGPDAPLQLLNGNPCDADRVRNGPRTGVSGAGGVHPWRFWIDGDPTVSPYRPHTPRKRRT; from the coding sequence ATGATCGTGGCCCCTGACCGTACGCCCCTCGCGCGGGAGTTCCTCGACCGGCCTGTGCTGGACGTGGCCAAGGGCCTCTTGGGACGCCTGCTCGTACGCAACACCCCCGAGGGCCCGATCGAGCTCCTCCTCACCGAGGTGGAGGCCTACGCGGGCGAGGTGGATCCCGGGTCGCACGCCTACCGCGGGCGGACGGCCCGCAACGAAGTGATGTTCGGCCCCCCGGGACACGCATACGTCTACTTCACGTACGGCATGTGGTTCTGCCTCAACGTCGTCTGCGGACCCGAGAACCACGCGAGCGGGGTCCTCCTGCGGGCCGGGGAGATCGTGGAAGGCGCCGAGCTGGCCCGTCTACGCAGGCCCTCGGCCCGGCACGACAGGGAACTGGCCAAGGGCCCGGCCAGGCTGGCGACGGCCCTCGACGTGGACCGCGCCCTCAACGGCACGGACCTCTGTGGGGGACCCGATGCCCCGCTCCAACTCCTCAACGGGAACCCGTGTGATGCCGACCGCGTGCGCAACGGTCCACGCACAGGCGTGTCGGGAGCGGGCGGGGTCCACCCCTGGCGCTTCTGGATCGACGGCGACCCCACGGTCAGCCCGTACCGGCCGCACACGCCCCGCAAGCGCAGAACTTGA
- a CDS encoding HAD hydrolase-like protein produces the protein MSQTVRTRPAGSERELSRAYDTALLDLDGVVYAGGRAIPHAVRSLTAARDAGMHLAYVTNNALRTPDTVAAHLTELGVPAQGSDVITSAQAVARLISDQVPQGARVLVVGGEGLRVALRERGLVPVESADDDPAAVVQGYGGPDLAWGRFAEACYAVQRGVPWFASNTDRTIPSGRGIAPGNGAAVEVVRIVTGGEPQVAGKPLPPMHRETILRTGAQRPLVIGDRLDTDIEGAFHGDVDSLLVLTGVTDPAQLLAAPPHHRPVYVAADLRGVLTGHPEVGQEDDGGKAVFRCGGWRASAGRQHLDLQGEGTPLDGLRALCAAAWTAAGEDGCRLDGGKAVARLGL, from the coding sequence ATGAGCCAGACGGTCAGGACGCGGCCCGCGGGCAGCGAGCGGGAGCTGAGCCGGGCCTACGACACGGCACTGCTCGACCTGGACGGGGTCGTGTACGCGGGCGGCCGGGCGATCCCCCACGCCGTGCGCTCCCTGACCGCGGCGCGCGACGCGGGCATGCACCTCGCCTACGTGACCAACAACGCCCTGCGGACGCCCGACACCGTGGCCGCGCACCTCACCGAGCTGGGCGTGCCCGCGCAGGGATCCGACGTCATCACCTCGGCACAGGCCGTGGCCCGGTTGATCAGCGATCAGGTGCCACAGGGCGCACGCGTGTTGGTGGTGGGCGGGGAGGGCCTGCGGGTCGCCCTGCGGGAGCGCGGCCTGGTGCCCGTGGAGTCCGCGGACGACGACCCGGCCGCGGTCGTGCAGGGGTACGGCGGCCCGGACCTGGCGTGGGGGCGGTTCGCGGAGGCCTGCTACGCCGTGCAGCGCGGGGTGCCGTGGTTCGCGTCCAACACCGACCGGACGATCCCGAGCGGCCGCGGCATCGCCCCGGGCAACGGCGCGGCCGTGGAGGTCGTCAGGATCGTCACCGGCGGCGAGCCCCAGGTGGCCGGCAAGCCGCTGCCGCCGATGCACCGGGAGACCATCCTGCGCACCGGAGCACAGCGCCCCCTCGTCATCGGCGACCGGCTGGACACCGACATCGAGGGCGCCTTCCACGGCGACGTGGACTCCCTGCTCGTCCTGACCGGTGTCACCGACCCGGCCCAGCTGCTGGCCGCACCGCCCCACCACCGGCCCGTCTACGTGGCCGCGGACCTGCGCGGAGTCCTGACCGGTCATCCCGAGGTCGGCCAGGAGGACGACGGCGGGAAGGCGGTGTTCCGGTGCGGGGGTTGGCGGGCCTCGGCAGGCCGGCAGCACCTCGACCTCCAGGGCGAGGGCACCCCGCTGGACGGCCTGCGCGCCCTCTGCGCGGCCGCCTGGACGGCCGCGGGGGAGGACGGCTGCCGTCTGGACGGCGGGAAGGCGGTGGCCCGGCTCGGGCTGTGA
- a CDS encoding sporulation protein has protein sequence MGFKRLLASLGAGGASVETVLNDANVVPGGVVQGEVRIQGGTVSQEIQGLSVGLQAKVEVEGGDQEYKQNIEFTKVRLGGAFQLQAEAVHAVPFGLEIPWETPITSFSGHALHGMHIGVSTELQIAHAVDSGDLDPITVHPLPAQQAILDSFGRLGFHFKNADMERGHIRGTRQQLPFYQEIEFFPPQQYRGLNQVELSFVADDREMDVILEMDKKPGLFSEGSDTFKSFVVGLHDFHTTDWAAYLNQWISEVGSRRNWF, from the coding sequence ATGGGGTTCAAGAGGCTGCTTGCGAGTCTGGGCGCGGGCGGGGCTTCGGTGGAGACGGTGCTCAACGACGCCAACGTCGTGCCCGGTGGTGTGGTCCAGGGTGAGGTGCGGATCCAGGGCGGCACCGTCAGCCAGGAGATCCAGGGTCTGTCGGTCGGCCTCCAGGCCAAGGTCGAGGTCGAGGGCGGAGACCAGGAGTACAAGCAGAACATCGAGTTCACCAAGGTGCGGCTCGGCGGGGCCTTCCAGCTCCAGGCGGAGGCGGTGCACGCGGTGCCGTTCGGTCTGGAGATCCCCTGGGAGACGCCGATCACCAGCTTCTCCGGGCACGCGCTGCACGGTATGCACATCGGGGTGTCGACCGAGCTTCAGATCGCCCACGCGGTCGATTCCGGCGATCTCGATCCGATCACGGTTCACCCGCTGCCGGCCCAGCAGGCGATCCTGGACTCCTTCGGGAGGCTCGGGTTCCACTTCAAGAACGCGGACATGGAGCGCGGCCACATCCGGGGTACCCGGCAGCAGCTGCCCTTCTACCAGGAGATCGAGTTCTTCCCGCCGCAGCAGTACCGGGGGCTGAACCAGGTCGAGCTGAGCTTCGTGGCGGACGACCGGGAGATGGACGTCATCCTGGAGATGGACAAGAAGCCGGGGCTCTTCAGTGAGGGCAGCGACACCTTCAAGTCGTTCGTGGTGGGGCTGCACGACTTCCACACGACGGACTGGGCCGCCTATCTGAACCAGTGGATCTCGGAGGTCGGTAGCCGCCGCAACTGGTTCTAG
- a CDS encoding DUF1015 family protein, whose amino-acid sequence MNSAGPAENPAQDQAGDGLDLIPFRGVRYHPDRVRGLADVTSPPYDVVVRPDGLHHLESADPYNIVRLILPQAPTPAERGRRAADTLRDWRAAGILTTDPEPALYVYEQHTGDQSGELVQRGVIGAVRLSSPAEGVVLPHEDVMPQLVADRAELMRATAANLEPLLLTYRGDGGGGLRDIVDGPDGLQDARRTPARPVRGTGPVPASGPVSGSGPVSGSGIGSRGASGERASGGLGRRDTAAVIDDTVRRPPLLATTTEDGVRHRLWSVSDPEQIAAVRADLSRHQALIADGHHRWATYLTLRAEHTVPGPWNYGLVLLVDTVRYPMRVRAIHRLLHRLPVSDALAALDGRFRVREVDGPLEDAMDTLAKARTDGNAFLLVGDGAFHLVDRPSHELLDRLVPEAPVAWQTLDATVLHSVLLDHIWQVPDAPEHVSYIHDTAATVAKAERDGGTGILMHPVREDVVRDLARQGVMMPRKSTSFGPKPATGLVLRVLTE is encoded by the coding sequence ATGAACTCTGCAGGTCCCGCTGAAAATCCAGCCCAGGACCAGGCGGGCGACGGGCTCGACCTGATCCCGTTCCGCGGCGTGCGCTACCACCCCGACCGGGTCCGGGGCCTCGCCGACGTCACGTCGCCGCCGTACGACGTGGTGGTACGCCCCGACGGTCTGCACCACCTGGAGTCCGCCGACCCGTACAACATCGTCAGGCTGATCCTCCCGCAGGCCCCGACGCCCGCCGAACGGGGCAGGCGCGCCGCGGACACCCTCCGCGACTGGCGCGCCGCGGGCATCCTCACCACCGATCCCGAGCCGGCCCTCTACGTCTACGAACAGCACACGGGGGATCAGTCGGGTGAGCTGGTGCAGCGGGGTGTCATCGGCGCGGTGCGGCTCTCCTCGCCCGCCGAAGGCGTGGTGCTGCCCCACGAGGACGTCATGCCGCAGCTCGTCGCGGACAGGGCCGAGCTGATGCGGGCGACGGCCGCCAACCTGGAGCCCCTGCTGCTGACGTACCGCGGCGACGGGGGCGGCGGCCTCCGGGACATCGTGGACGGTCCTGACGGGCTCCAGGACGCACGCCGGACGCCGGCGCGCCCGGTTAGGGGGACTGGCCCCGTGCCGGCGAGTGGCCCCGTATCGGGAAGTGGCCCCGTGTCGGGGAGCGGCATCGGGTCGAGGGGTGCTTCTGGAGAGCGTGCGTCCGGCGGGCTCGGGCGCAGGGACACCGCCGCCGTCATCGACGACACCGTGCGGCGCCCGCCGCTGCTCGCCACCACCACGGAGGACGGTGTCCGCCACCGCCTGTGGTCCGTCAGCGACCCGGAGCAGATCGCCGCGGTCCGCGCGGACCTCTCCCGCCACCAGGCCCTGATCGCGGACGGTCACCACCGCTGGGCCACGTACCTGACTCTACGCGCGGAGCACACCGTACCCGGGCCCTGGAACTACGGACTGGTCCTCCTCGTGGACACGGTGCGTTACCCGATGCGGGTACGTGCGATCCACCGCCTGCTGCACCGCCTGCCCGTCTCCGACGCGCTCGCCGCCCTCGACGGCCGCTTCCGGGTGCGCGAGGTCGACGGTCCGCTGGAGGACGCCATGGACACGCTCGCCAAGGCCCGCACGGACGGCAACGCCTTCCTGCTGGTGGGCGACGGCGCGTTCCACCTGGTCGACCGGCCCTCGCACGAGCTGCTGGACCGGCTCGTCCCCGAGGCACCGGTGGCCTGGCAGACCCTCGACGCCACGGTGCTCCACTCGGTCCTGCTCGACCACATCTGGCAGGTCCCGGACGCTCCCGAGCACGTCTCCTACATCCACGACACCGCGGCCACCGTCGCCAAGGCGGAGCGCGACGGTGGCACGGGCATCCTGATGCATCCGGTCCGCGAGGACGTGGTGCGCGACCTTGCGCGGCAAGGTGTGATGATGCCGCGCAAGTCGACGTCCTTCGGCCCGAAACCGGCCACGGGGCTGGTGCTTCGGGTGCTCACGGAGTGA